In Eremothecium gossypii ATCC 10895 chromosome IV, complete sequence, the genomic stretch GCCTGATCGTGGagcggcggctggcgccGTTCTACACGCCACTGCAGGACTTTGACGAGGGGTGGACGCGGGAGGAGCTGGTGCGGGTGGTGGAcagcctgctgctgcacgcGCCGTTCGAGGAGGAGCCGGAGGAGTTTGAGGGCGTGCCACTGGGGAACCTGGGGGTGGCGGACATCGACGCGCTGGTGGACAAGACGCTGTCGCGGCGCGagcagcgccggcagcggTCCAAGATATTCCGGGCGCGGTTGCATCGCAAGCGCATACTGTggcaggaggaggagaacAGCAAGTTCCTGGAGCTCAAGCTGGAGGCGCGGCGCACGGGCGTGTCCAGCGCATGCCTGCCCAGCGACGACGCGAAGTGGGACCTGTACCGCAACGGCGCGGAGTGTCCCATCTGCTTTCTGTACTTTCCGGAGCCCATGAACGTGTCGCGCTGCTGCTTGCAGCCAATCTGCACCGAGTGTTTTGTGCAGATCAAGCGCCAGGAGCCCCACTTTTCACATGACGAGGTGGACCCCGCGCAGCCAGACGAGGACAAGGACCCCGACCTGCTCATTTCCACGCCGGCGAGCTGCCCGTTCTGCGCTACGCCCAACTTCGGGGTCACCTACAAGCCCCCCGCAGACCGCATACTCGGCATCCAGGGGGGGCCGCCCAGTTCGTACGTCTCCGCGTGCTCCGACCCGCCCCACCACCACACGGAACCGCCACCACGCCGCACGTCCGTGGCCCACGACCACTCCTCCGTAGTCACCTCCGACATGATCCGCCCGGACTGGGAGACGGAGCTCATTAAGGAACGCACCAAGCTTGCACGCCGCGCCGCCAATGCCACCGCTATTCATGTCAGCAACCGCCTTGTGGACCCGGGCCACACGCGCGGCTACAGCAACTCTTTCGCCAGCGCATCGTCCACGTACGCGAGCAACAGCTCAATGACCGCCGACTTCGAGGAAGAAATGATCAGGCATGTCATGCGTCTTAGCCTGCTGGACCAGCAGCCCAATGCCACGAGTATCAGCCCTGGCCCAGTCGATCGCTAGCAGTGGAGCCTACTAACTATTTGCACCTACCGACTATGTACCCACTGTCCCTTTGTACGTTAATACCTTTATACGGAATCACGCAAAAAATTTTTCGGAACGCTTTTCACCATCGGCATCGAGCAGACTTTGCAATCTCTTCCTCCTACCTACACTTAATCACAGTTTTCTCAGGAGACCAAAGAAATAGTCTGCTTTCCATCGAAGCTTAAAGTGATTATCTCTACTGCTGACCATGTCCGTTGAAACTGCTTTGTCATACGCCGCTTTGATCTTGGCCGATGCCGAGGTTGAGATCTCCTCCGAGAACCTATTGACTTTGACCAGAAACGCTAACGTCGAGGTTGAGGGTATCTGGGCCGACATTTACGCCAAGGCTTTGGAGTCCCAGAACTTGAAGGACCTATTGGTCAAGTTCGAGGGTggtgccgctgctgccccagctgccggtgccgctgctgctggcggtgcTGCCGCTGAGGAGGAGGCCGAGCCAGAGGAGGCTAAGGAGGAGTCTGACGACGACATGGGCTTCGGCTTGTTCGACTAAGCGGGCTATAAGATTTCCAGTTTCGATTTAAATTTGTACATGTAGTTGTGCTAGTAACTAAGTTTTATAGTAATCCATACATTGGCCGTGTATACGCGTGCGAGCTAATAGTAACAGCTTAGTGTTATTAGTCAGGCTATATATGGCTTCCCATTATACAATTTACAAATAAAGATGACGAGGCAAACAACTGTGTCCTAATGTACTAGCGGCACAGGTGCTTATTTCTTCTTCTCAGCTTCAGCTTCAGCCTTTTCTCTGGCTCTCTTCTCTCTGATACCGTGGTACTTCTTCTCGGATCTAGCCAATCTCAAAGTTCTGTAGGCGGATTCACCGTTGTCCTCGACAGCTCTGGTCTCAACGTCGGTAACTGGCTGCTCAATTGGGAaagcggcagcagcggacAACACTTGctcagcagctggcgcggcgcccTTTCTTGGGAAGACAATGATCTTAGACTGGTACTCCTTCAATCTCTGGACGTTCAAGTCAAAGATCTCCTGGTTTCTGTTCTGACGTCTGTGGTCAACGGCGATACCAATGGTTCTAGCGTAGGCAGCGGTCAAGCCAGCGGCCTTGACCTCGGCCAAGGTGAAGCCTCTGCCAGCTCTGACCTTTCTGTTGTAACGGACGGTTGGAGCTCTAACCACAGGTCTCAACAAGTCCAATGGTCTTGGGGCAATCTTGGCAGCCTTCGCAGCTCTGGCATTGCGTCTGGAGACCTTCTTGCCGGCTTGGTCGAAGTGCACTTTGACACGCTCTTGCCAGTGCTTTCTGAAGTGGTTCTTCAAAATTGGTAAGTTCTTGGAGATAGCTGTATACTTCGTTAGTACGCCGTCCGCTTGCTCGACGTCGCTCTTCGCCGTGGCCCGTCTCCGCGCCCCGCAGGGAGAGTCCGCGCTCCGCCCTCACACGCGTGCCGGGGCACCACTATGCCTACTGGCAGACCACCAACGAAAAATGCACACGTTCACCATTCCTTCTGCGACTATAACATACCCATTGTTACTTGATCCTTAGTTTACCACTGTGATACTCTGCGCGAAAAGGTTCTGCTTAAACTGATTATAGATAATAAAAATTTCTTGATACTATCTCGCCCTCCGGGGGGAAACCCTaggcgggcggcgcagccggGCCCGCCTGTGCAAGTGAAATTTCGGCCACTTCTCGCCCCGCTGCGTGGGCGGGCTTCCCTGCACGCTGTGCCAGCGCGGAGTGACATACTGACATCGCACGACGGTACAGAGGTGTGGGTTTACTGCGGGAAATCCAGCGTGTGTAGAGATTTAGCAGTCGTTTGTGACTGTAAACCCGTACATACTGTTACCATACTTGCCCGCCGCTCTGCGAGGGCTAGGCGGGCGAGGCTCGCGCCAGGCAGACGGGCTCGTGGGACACCCCGGCCTAGGCCGAGTCCGTTGCGCTCGCGCAGGGCCCAGCCGGGAAAAATCTTCGACATGCTACTGCTGAAAGTCCAAGATTAGTGAACTTGTCTGATAGAAGCCTTCCACAAGGGAGAGAAGAGCCCACAAACGAAGCACGAGATGTCTGCTGTCCCAAGTGTTCAAGTATGTTAAGAAATGAAGGCAATGATGCGCACAACAGCGCCCATGGTGATTAGGCCGCACCAGCGATGCAGATGCTGGCCATCCCGCAAAGGGCCGACTGTGTGGCAGCGCCTTGCTAGAACAGTTACTAACGTGTCCTAGACTTTCGGTAAGAAGAAGTCTGCTACCGCCGTCGCCCACGTCAAGGCCGGCAAGGGCTTGATTAAGGTCAACGGTTCCCCCATCACCTTGGTGCAGCCAGAGATCTTGAGATTCAAGGTCTACGAGCCTTTGCTATTGGTTGGCTTGGACAAGTTTGCCAACATCGACATCAGAGTCAGAGTTACCGGTGGTGGTCACGTTTCCCAGGTTTACGCCATCAGACAGGCCATTGCCAAGGGTTTGGTCGCCTACCACCAAAAGTTCGTTGACGAGCAGTCCAAGAACGAGCTAAAGAAGGCTTTCACCTCTTACGACAGAACCTTGTTGATTGCGGACTCCAGAAGACCAGAGCCTAAGAAGTTCGGTGGTAGAGGTGCTCGTGCTAGATTCCAGAAGTCTTACCGTTAAaaccagctgcaggagaCTGTGCCTTTCTGTTGTCTTATCACTACATCTACATATACACTGTATAACTTAATATCACGGGTAGAATGTTATATATTAAACGACCTGCGCATTCGTATCTGCTGTTGCCATTCTGGAGTATATTTGTGCGTTCCATCTAGCTTTCGCTGGGACGGACAGAAAGGGTGCCGGCTCGAGTGGATGCCTAAAAGCATTATACCACATCAAAAACCGCAAACGGCCAGTGCCAGCCAGTGTGACCGCTCGAGATGAGCTAGCGGGGTCTACATTGTCCAGGTAAACTAGCACGTGATTATCACGTGCAAATATCTTGCTTCCGCGACGCGCCTCCGTTTCGCGTTAGTCTCTTTATTAGGGTGGAGCACAAGTTGCTTCGCAAGAAATGGAGCAGCCACCAGACGGAGCGTCAATTCGTGTTATTAGCTGGAGGCTAGGCGAATTGTACAGGATCCATTACGCTAGTGTGCTCGATTTGCGAGATTCAAGATCACGCGCTGTTTGTAAAGACTTCACAGTTGCGTGTCAGTTGTATACGGAGTGCTGGCACGATCACACAACAGTCGCGACCGGGGAATTTTGGAGTTGGTACATCCAGGGAGTCTGAGCTTCGGAGGAATTTTACATTTGTAGCGATGCATGGAATGCTGCATGATAGGGCGGCTAGCGGTGAAGATAGCCGAGCGCCGTTGAAGGGTGGCCTACCGGAACTGGCGCGAAAGACAACTTCCATTTCATCTACCTCGTCTTTTAGTGAAGAAAATGCGCTGCATGATCAGGCGGCAGCTACCATAGAACGCGCCAAGATGCTGATCACCCGATTGCAAGAATCTCCGATGCTTACGCCGATTGATCACGACAAGACGGGAAACAAACAGCAATGTAAGCATTCAGCATGCAGTCAGGGTAAACAGATGTGTCAAACACCTCTGATTCCTCATGAAGTGCCGAGCAACGACGCTCTACCTCAGAGGCAAGTTTCATACGCGCCGGACAACTTGTCGACACGGCGATGTAACGAATTTGATAGGACGGAACCATCAGAGTCGAGGCAACAGACACCACTCGAACTGTTTGTCCCATCCAACGATGAACTCTCGAAGACCTTAGAATTGTTGGTAAGCCTGCTTTCAAAGTCACAAGAGCAGATCCGGCAACTCAAGTTCAAAAACCTGGTGCTGAATTCAACGTTAAAGAATGTGGATTCCCGTTCTGAAGTTGAGCTTAATTTGTCCAAGCATATGTACGAACACGTGAAATGCAAGCTCAATATAGATAAGCAAGAGTTGAAGGAACAGATTCGCACTAGAGATCATAAAATCTCAAAATATCGTGATACCATTATGGAGAAGAATAAACAGATCAACAGGCTCATGCGCATTCTGAATAAGACTGCCCAGTACATGCCCACAACGCCTAGTGTGAAGGCAAAAAGTAACAGTGGCTCTGTTAATAGTGGAATAACTTGCAGCGACAGCGGAAGCAAAAACGGTTCCCATATGCTAACCACCCTTGGGATCCTGGCATCGCGCGTCCTAGACGAGGAATCAGATTCAACGCCTGTAACTAATATTGCTGAGTCTGATCACTCCAATTGGCATGATAGTTCTCCGTCATTGTTAGCTGCTGCCCCTCGTGCTTTGAAGGCCCGAAGCCACATTGAAGAACTCCCCAAGGAACTCCCGTTAAGTAATATTCATGCACATCATTTAAACAGCATGCCTAATTCCACCAAAGGTCTAGAGAAAGTTTCCAAGGTTCTATCATCCAAGTCTAACGAAAAGCCCAGTGCACAGCAAGATATGCAGATCATCTTACCGCAGCCTCCTGACGTCAGCGCACGCGACACCCCAGAGCAAACATGAGCGCTGGGTTACAGCCGAGAGATGTCTTCATGTGGCCGTTTATAATAGTGCTTGTAACCTAGTTGCTGTTTATTTGTAGTGATATTCTAAGTTTATGTTTTACTTGCGCATCCGCAAGGAACGCTGAAGATCCCGTCATTGCTCTTGGCGTATTACCACTCCTGCATTGAAGTTCGATGCACTTTCCGGGAAAAAAAATCACATATGTAATATGAGGCCCGATTTAAGATTTAAAGATGCAGTTTTATATGAGAAGTAAAACATTCAGTTTTGGTTTTACGTAAAAGCAAAAGCGACTGGGTGTAAAGAAGTCACGAGTACAAGAAATTCTAGAGCTAGGCCATCAATGTCAGTAAAACATTTTGGAAGGTTTATTAGATCAGTACTTTCCGACGGAGAAGCGACGCTAATAGTATTCAGCTAGACTAGGCTAAACCATACGTCCCAGTCCTTGATGATTATATTAGATACAAAAAACCAAGAAAAAGTTAAAATTTCCCTTTGTTGAGTTCTTCTCTTATTTACGTTAGCCCTTTTCGTATATAGTATCGGAAATGGGGAGAAGCGGTGTTGTTCAAGTGTTCAAATAGGTAGATGGGTCGACACCTTCTTCTGGAAATTCGGTGATCTTCACGTCAAAACGTTCTTGGATCTTAGCTAAAACCTCCTCATCATCTTTTGAGGACACAAGGGAAATAGCCAGACCTTTGGTACCGAATCTGCCCGCTCTACCGACTCTGTGGAGGTATTGGTCTGCCTCACTAGGCATATCGTAGTTGATCGCTAGGTTGATACGCTCGATATCAATACCCCTACCGAAAACGTCTGTTGACACACAGATACGCTTTTCAAATTCCTTGAAGGCCTTGTAGCGGGCAATACGCTCTTCCTGTCTCATGTGACCGTGAACAGTAATTGCAGGGAAGTTGGAAGCATTCAACAGCTTAGTCAATTCGTTTGCTCTAAGTGTCGATTTTACGAAGATAATAACCTGGTTAAATTCCAAATCATCCAACAATTGAGCCAGCTTACGGTTCTTCTCACGTTCCTCAAGCCTGATATAGTACTGCTGCAAACCGTGCAAGGTCAACTTAGCTTCGTCATCAACAAAAATCTCCAGAGGGTTTTGCAAGAAACGTCTACAGATCGGTCTGATCTCTTGAGATAGCGTAGCAGAGAACATCATCACCTGCTTATCTCTAGGAGTTGCCCTGAAAATGTCTTGCACATCTCTTCTCATATCGAGCTCCTCCAACACCTTGTCACACTCATCGATAACAAAGTTCTTAACGTGAGACAAGTCAATATTGTTGTCCCGTACCAGCGCCTTCAACCGTCCCGGCGTTGCAACTACAATATGTGGCGCAGTATCTTTGTTTTTTAACAACTCAATGTCCTTCCTAGTGTCTGTGCCACCATAGAAAACAGCTGTTTTCACGTCCGGCATATATTTCGAGAATCTCAAGTACTCGTTTCTGATCTGATAAGCCAATTCTCTGGCATTGCACAGAACGACCACTGATACCTCGCCTGGAACAGGGTCCAATTGCTGCAGCGTTGACAACACAAACACAGCAGTTTTCCCGAGACCGGACTTTGCCTGACATAGAACGTCCGTACCGTGAATTGATTGTGGGATGGTGTGTTGTTGGACCTCAGATGGATGTTCGAAACCACAGTCAATAATGGCCCGGGAAAGCTCTGGCTTCAACAGAAAATCCTTAAAACCTGTCGAGTGAATACCTACGTACGATCCCTTCTTGTCTCCATCCTTTCCGTCAGCTGCCTCTTCTCCGTTACCGGCTACCTCAGTGGCCTTCGTGTTGTCAACCTGGATTTCCTGTTCGTTATCGGAATATTCCAATAAATCTTCCTCGCCTTCGTGTGACATCCTGATAATCGATTAACTAAAGAATGACCTGACAGCTAAAATAGCGCTTTATGCTTTCAAAGAATGAAAGATAATATGGCGTTCCAAACAAATCCTGTTCTTTTCGCTGATTTTTCATTACGCTTTCAATTTTCGACAGTTTGCCACCTTTAGAGGGCCGGGTAACAGGATACGCTTTTGAATCACGTGATCGAGACTAGGACGCATCATCACTCACCATGGCTCGAAGACGGTTGAAGATGTTATTCAGTAGAACTTTTGATGCGGGATCTGCCATATTGTTATAAAGCTGTGGCTCATGGTCATCAATGGTAGCCACCAACGCCTTCAATTGGGCATGCATAGTCTGCGGATCTGTTGATGCGCGTTCTGCGGATGGCGTTCGTTCCAGCGGAGGCGAATGCCCCAGAATAGCGACAGCAACATCTGCAGCGGCGGAGTCCGGGTCATCATCCTCGTCTGGTGAGTCACCGTCATCCATGCTAGTTGATCCATGGAGTTCTATGTCGATTGCGCGGGTGCCTGCGTCGGCGGATCCGACCGGTTGATCTGGGAGGGCAGGGATATTGACACCAGAGGCAACAGCTTCGTTACTCTGGGCCATGAAGAGTTTTAATTCGTTCGCAATATCTTGCAGCCGGAAGTGTGTTTCGTTCCAGGAGAGTTTTACAGTGTTCGGATCATCCATGCGGACTAATTCGGGCCCAAACTCAATGAGCTTTGTTAGTATGTGCCTATCCCAGGGAAGGGACACAAAGTTGTCTGGGTTGACCAGACGGATACAGTCCTCGAAGTCCCATCGGTATTGATCATTAAAGCCCTCAAATATGACGAGTTTGGCAGAACTTGGAATCTGCTGGTAGCACTTGTACAGTGTGTTGTTAAGGGTCTTGATGCGGGCCTCTTTATGCATCATGTTCGTGTTATTGTGGCGGAAAGTGACGACCACCGGTTCAAACGCCAGCGTAAGTCGGAGCTCCGGCTCGATCTTGAAACAAATGAAGCAGCTTGCAAGCATTTCGTAGGAGATGGGAACGCGTACCAGATAGTAAACGTCGTCGCCGTTATCCATACACTTGCGTAGCATATCCTGCAACATTGGGACGAACCAAACCCATAGGAATGTGAACTGGTTCTTCCATTTTTTGAAATCCTCGAATTTGATAGGGTTATGGAACACGTCCCAACCGTATATAATACGCTCACTATGCCGTTTAATGAAGTTGGAAACCCACTTGCGGCCAAGCGTGATGTGCTTTATCTCCTGTGAGACGAGGAACTTCAGTTGCACCAAGTTCGGCAGGTTCCCGTAAGCCAGACATACCTTGCGTAAATACAGAAATAACCGCTCCTCCACAGTGGGATCCAGCTTCATCTGGATCAGGTGGCTCACATTGGTCGGGCTGTTTGCTACAGCCGTCCGCGTCTTGCTGGGCGGCACCACCTTTGCTGGCACCACCGCGCGCTGCTTCTTGGCGCTGTTTTTCAGCCTATCGTACAGTGTCGACTTTGGGATCTGGAAAAACATCGCGATCTGCCTCAGCGACTGCTTGGGACGCAGGCCATTGACGGCAGCGTTGTTTGCTGCGCTCTCAGCCTCCAGCGGCACGTTGccccgctgctgctgccgaAAGTACTGTAGTGCCAGCTGGATCCGCACTTCTTTGTTGGCTGGCAGTGTTGGGCCCAGCGCAAGCGTCGGGTCTACAAGCCCCCCATCCACCGCCGTACCTGTCCGTTCAGTAGCCATATCCCCAGAACCCCCGCCTGCGCCGGAACTTGCCTGGTTCACCTCCATGCTATGTCGTTTGCGTTCTGCCTCTCTGACGCCGCTGTGCCCGAAATCGCGCCTCTGGTGCTCCTAAATCTTACTGTTTCCTCTAAACAGCCCAGATAACCCTTCTGTATACACCAGTGGGCTTTCACTAATCATTTATGTCTATGGTATTTATTATGGGCTACATAGCGCATATCTTTGTTTTCCATTTCGGTATGCCATACCCTGCTATATgctatcacgtgactaGGTCATTTAGCTCCCCCTCAGTCTTGGGGTCAGTGGTcggtgcagctgctgcccgGCGCTCGCGGTGCCATACTAACTTTTGATATGACGCCCAAATGGTTTGTTATTCGTTTGAAAACATTGTGGAATATATATTACCTTAAGTCTATAAAGGACACTATTTGAAAAAAACTATGGACAACCTCATGAACACCTCATCATATTAACCGCCGAAGGGTGGAAGGGTAGATAACGGATGTGTATGTCTTCTAGATGGCATAGACAGCGTACATAGCACATTGGACGCCGGTAAAAGCGTAGTACGGCCTCACACGGACGAGTCTCTACCCAAAAAGGAGACCTTCAACCAATCTAGAGCGACCAAGATACGGTTGCGGAATGAGAGGCACATGACCAAGTAGGAGGATTTCCAGAAGAGGAAAGTCCAGGAACCTGCGAGGCGGTACTTGGACTCGCCGATGGCGATGTCTGCAATGGCCTTCTCAGAGCCGATGTAGGCCAAGGCGCCCTGGTGGTTGTACTTGAAGGGCTGGATGGCGGCCTCAGCCTTCTCGAGGCGGGCCGTGATGCGGGGAACTTGGGATGGCTCCGCGTCGGCGAGTTGCCAGCGGAGGTGGTCGATCTTGTGCTGCTTCTTGAGCACGTGCGCGAGGTATTCACCCTCCTGGTGCGCGACCTGTGCCGTAGGAAACAATCCGGGGTAGAAGGTGCAGTCACCCATGGCGTATATGGAGTCCTCCGCACCGAGCAACTGCAACTTGTCGTTGATGAGCAAGCCACGAGGCGACGTCTGCTGGTCCAACTTCTTCATGAGGGACTTGGAGACGTCGCGGGGGGCGTTACCGGTGGCCCAGACCAACACACCGTACGGCAGCTCCTCTAGCTGGTCGCCGCACTTGGTGGTGATGTGGGTGGCAGTGACGTTCTTAACCATGGTGTTCACTTTCAAGTCGATCTTCTCCTGCTTGAACAAGTCCTGGGCGTACTGCCATAGGGACTTGTCGAACATGTTCAAGATGTTAGGCAAAGCCTCGCAAAGTGTGACCTTGATCTCCTTGGAGAGCTCAGGCATCCACTTCGACAAGTCCTGGTCAACGTAGTCCTGCAACTCCGCCGCAAATTCCACACCAGTAGGGCCGCCGCCAACAACAACGAAGGACAACAAGCGCTTTCTCTCAGGATCGTTTGGAGAGAGTGCAGCAGCCTTCTCTATGTTGTTCATGACCTTAACACGAATGTCCTGGGCATCTGGAATCTCCTTCAAGAAGGAGGCATGCTCGTAGACGCCCGGAGTGCCAAAGGTGGTGGGCTGTGCTCCGACACCGACCACCAAACAGTCGTAGTTTAGTTCCATTTCGTACTTGTGCTCGCCCTGCTCGACGGAGCGGATGCGCACCTTCTTGCTCTGCGGGTCAACCTCTAGGGCCTCAGCCTCATAGTAGATGACCTCGCC encodes the following:
- the SIP5 gene encoding Sip5p (Syntenic homolog of Saccharomyces cerevisiae YMR140W (SIP5)), with the translated sequence MGNVPGKLEAEEYGAMNGRRGGSQKQFRSLSQSSTASSGSAAADSGRSRRATSLVGNLLSSGGVSRAESYGGSAYRRRVAREKDRLREQHALRLVVRSEETVDGGYLAPYGSYRLEKLDYDAPVVQGLIVERRLAPFYTPLQDFDEGWTREELVRVVDSLLLHAPFEEEPEEFEGVPLGNLGVADIDALVDKTLSRREQRRQRSKIFRARLHRKRILWQEEENSKFLELKLEARRTGVSSACLPSDDAKWDLYRNGAECPICFLYFPEPMNVSRCCLQPICTECFVQIKRQEPHFSHDEVDPAQPDEDKDPDLLISTPASCPFCATPNFGVTYKPPADRILGIQGGPPSSYVSACSDPPHHHTEPPPRRTSVAHDHSSVVTSDMIRPDWETELIKERTKLARRAANATAIHVSNRLVDPGHTRGYSNSFASASSTYASNSSMTADFEEEMIRHVMRLSLLDQQPNATSISPGPVDR
- the RPP1A gene encoding ribosomal protein P1 (Syntenic homolog of Saccharomyces cerevisiae YDL081C (RPP1A)), encoding MSVETALSYAALILADAEVEISSENLLTLTRNANVEVEGIWADIYAKALESQNLKDLLVKFEGGAAAAPAAGAAAAGGAAAEEEAEPEEAKEESDDDMGFGLFD
- a CDS encoding 60S ribosomal protein eL13 (Syntenic homolog of Saccharomyces cerevisiae YDL082W (RPL13A) and YMR142C (RPL13B); 1-intron), which encodes MAISKNLPILKNHFRKHWQERVKVHFDQAGKKVSRRNARAAKAAKIAPRPLDLLRPVVRAPTVRYNRKVRAGRGFTLAEVKAAGLTAAYARTIGIAVDHRRQNRNQEIFDLNVQRLKEYQSKIIVFPRKGAAPAAEQVLSAAAAFPIEQPVTDVETRAVEDNGESAYRTLRLARSEKKYHGIREKRAREKAEAEAEKKK
- a CDS encoding 40S ribosomal protein uS9 (Syntenic homolog of Saccharomyces cerevisiae YMR143W (RPS16A) and YDL083C (RPS16B); 1-intron), with protein sequence MSAVPSVQTFGKKKSATAVAHVKAGKGLIKVNGSPITLVQPEILRFKVYEPLLLVGLDKFANIDIRVRVTGGGHVSQVYAIRQAIAKGLVAYHQKFVDEQSKNELKKAFTSYDRTLLIADSRRPEPKKFGGRGARARFQKSYR
- the FDO1 gene encoding Fdo1p (Syntenic homolog of Saccharomyces cerevisiae YMR144W); translated protein: MHGMLHDRAASGEDSRAPLKGGLPELARKTTSISSTSSFSEENALHDQAAATIERAKMLITRLQESPMLTPIDHDKTGNKQQCKHSACSQGKQMCQTPLIPHEVPSNDALPQRQVSYAPDNLSTRRCNEFDRTEPSESRQQTPLELFVPSNDELSKTLELLVSLLSKSQEQIRQLKFKNLVLNSTLKNVDSRSEVELNLSKHMYEHVKCKLNIDKQELKEQIRTRDHKISKYRDTIMEKNKQINRLMRILNKTAQYMPTTPSVKAKSNSGSVNSGITCSDSGSKNGSHMLTTLGILASRVLDEESDSTPVTNIAESDHSNWHDSSPSLLAAAPRALKARSHIEELPKELPLSNIHAHHLNSMPNSTKGLEKVSKVLSSKSNEKPSAQQDMQIILPQPPDVSARDTPEQT
- the SUB2 gene encoding ATP-dependent RNA helicase SUB2 (Syntenic homolog of Saccharomyces cerevisiae YDL084W (SUB2)) translates to MSHEGEEDLLEYSDNEQEIQVDNTKATEVAGNGEEAADGKDGDKKGSYVGIHSTGFKDFLLKPELSRAIIDCGFEHPSEVQQHTIPQSIHGTDVLCQAKSGLGKTAVFVLSTLQQLDPVPGEVSVVVLCNARELAYQIRNEYLRFSKYMPDVKTAVFYGGTDTRKDIELLKNKDTAPHIVVATPGRLKALVRDNNIDLSHVKNFVIDECDKVLEELDMRRDVQDIFRATPRDKQVMMFSATLSQEIRPICRRFLQNPLEIFVDDEAKLTLHGLQQYYIRLEEREKNRKLAQLLDDLEFNQVIIFVKSTLRANELTKLLNASNFPAITVHGHMRQEERIARYKAFKEFEKRICVSTDVFGRGIDIERINLAINYDMPSEADQYLHRVGRAGRFGTKGLAISLVSSKDDEEVLAKIQERFDVKITEFPEEGVDPSTYLNT
- a CDS encoding ADR261Cp (NOHBY435; No homolog in Saccharomyces cerevisiae; Syntenic homolog of Kluyveromyces lactis KLLA0E22011g), translated to MEVNQASSGAGGGSGDMATERTGTAVDGGLVDPTLALGPTLPANKEVRIQLALQYFRQQQRGNVPLEAESAANNAAVNGLRPKQSLRQIAMFFQIPKSTLYDRLKNSAKKQRAVVPAKVVPPSKTRTAVANSPTNVSHLIQMKLDPTVEERLFLYLRKVCLAYGNLPNLVQLKFLVSQEIKHITLGRKWVSNFIKRHSERIIYGWDVFHNPIKFEDFKKWKNQFTFLWVWFVPMLQDMLRKCMDNGDDVYYLVRVPISYEMLASCFICFKIEPELRLTLAFEPVVVTFRHNNTNMMHKEARIKTLNNTLYKCYQQIPSSAKLVIFEGFNDQYRWDFEDCIRLVNPDNFVSLPWDRHILTKLIEFGPELVRMDDPNTVKLSWNETHFRLQDIANELKLFMAQSNEAVASGVNIPALPDQPVGSADAGTRAIDIELHGSTSMDDGDSPDEDDDPDSAAADVAVAILGHSPPLERTPSAERASTDPQTMHAQLKALVATIDDHEPQLYNNMADPASKVLLNNIFNRLRAMVSDDAS
- a CDS encoding ADR262Cp (Syntenic homolog of Saccharomyces cerevisiae YMR145C (NDE1) and YDL085W (NDE2)), which codes for MFARQVVCGGRIAGRRLFANSALRMGPQTAAAATRSVPRRVLGAALKVAGATLLAGTAWVSYELYRESNPAAQEPQSATFPDGSPRKTLVVLGSGWGSVTLLKNLDTTLYNVVVVSPRNYFLFTPLLPSTPVGTVELKSIVEPVRSITRRRPGEVIYYEAEALEVDPQSKKVRIRSVEQGEHKYEMELNYDCLVVGVGAQPTTFGTPGVYEHASFLKEIPDAQDIRVKVMNNIEKAAALSPNDPERKRLLSFVVVGGGPTGVEFAAELQDYVDQDLSKWMPELSKEIKVTLCEALPNILNMFDKSLWQYAQDLFKQEKIDLKVNTMVKNVTATHITTKCGDQLEELPYGVLVWATGNAPRDVSKSLMKKLDQQTSPRGLLINDKLQLLGAEDSIYAMGDCTFYPGLFPTAQVAHQEGEYLAHVLKKQHKIDHLRWQLADAEPSQVPRITARLEKAEAAIQPFKYNHQGALAYIGSEKAIADIAIGESKYRLAGSWTFLFWKSSYLVMCLSFRNRILVALDWLKVSFLGRDSSV